Within the Mycobacteriales bacterium genome, the region ACCAGGCCCTGCACGACGCGCTCACCGGCCTGGCCAACCGGGAGCGGCTGCAGCGCTTCCTGGACCGTTGCGCGGAGCGCAACGAGGAGATCGCGCTGTTCTACCTGGACCTCGACGAGTTCAAGCTCATCAACGACAGCCACGGTCACACCGTCGGCGACAGCCTGCTCCGCGCCGTGGCCCACCGGCTACGGGCCGCCGTACGCGCCGAGGACCTCGTCGCGCGGGTGGGAGGTGACGAGTTCGTGGTCGTGTGCACCGGCATGACGCAGGCGCAGGCGCAGGCGACCGCCGACCGCATCGTCACCGAGCTCGGCCGCCGCTTCGAGCGCGAGAACCTCGACCCGTCGGGAGCCAGCGTCGGCGTGGTCGTGGCCCGGGCCGGATCGGTGTCGAGCGCGGAGCTGCTGC harbors:
- a CDS encoding GGDEF domain-containing protein, whose amino-acid sequence is QALHDALTGLANRERLQRFLDRCAERNEEIALFYLDLDEFKLINDSHGHTVGDSLLRAVAHRLRAAVRAEDLVARVGGDEFVVVCTGMTQAQAQATADRIVTELGRRFERENLDPSGASVGVVVARAGSVSSAELLRRADEAMYAAKRAGRGRWRMAPAGEAPWRDAALASPEG